Proteins co-encoded in one Candidatus Acidiferrales bacterium genomic window:
- a CDS encoding transaldolase family protein, which yields MDGVTTNPSILFKDKVYEIEPGVRRLCALLNGAPLSVEVTTDNREEMVVQGQGFAALAPNIVVKIPIINQHGESCLGVIHQLASQGIRINTTAMLSFNQAMLAAKAGATYVSLFCGRIADEGNDPYPTVAAVRRWLDAWRMKAKIIAGSMRGVMDVQNAALAGAHVVTIPPPFLAKMVDHKYSRDTVRGFVEDAAKALAAIEKEKFAIAGR from the coding sequence GTGGATGGCGTCACCACCAACCCTTCCATTCTCTTCAAAGACAAGGTTTACGAAATTGAGCCGGGCGTCCGCCGCCTCTGTGCGTTGCTCAATGGGGCGCCGCTCAGTGTTGAGGTGACAACGGACAACCGGGAAGAGATGGTCGTGCAGGGGCAGGGGTTTGCGGCGCTGGCGCCCAATATTGTCGTGAAGATCCCGATTATCAACCAACACGGCGAATCGTGCCTGGGAGTGATCCATCAACTTGCCTCGCAGGGCATCCGCATCAATACCACCGCGATGCTTTCCTTCAACCAGGCCATGCTGGCGGCCAAGGCCGGCGCCACCTACGTGAGCTTGTTTTGCGGCCGCATCGCCGATGAAGGCAATGACCCTTACCCGACGGTGGCGGCGGTGCGGCGCTGGCTCGACGCCTGGCGGATGAAAGCGAAAATTATTGCCGGCAGCATGCGTGGCGTCATGGATGTGCAGAACGCCGCCCTGGCCGGCGCCCACGTGGTGACCATCCCGCCGCCTTTCCTGGCCAAGATGGTGGACCACAAATACAGCCGCGATACGGTCCGCGGTTTCGTCGAAGACGCAGCCAAGGCTCTGGCGGCTATCGAAAAGGAGAAGTTCGCGATCGCTGGCCGTTAG
- a CDS encoding HAD family hydrolase has product MRAVFLDRDGVINDVVYYPEIGLVDSPFTVEQFHLRPRVGEAIQRLNRLQFKVIVVSNQPGIAKRHFSARTLAAMDRKMKRSLARQGARLDAALYCLHHPGAALKRYRLRCACRKPQPGLLLQAATDFGIDLERSYMVGDSASDVQAGQRAGCRTIYLGSWKCDVCRLMERQGVRPHFICQDLWEASRQIQALEGGDGDFSRFRRREGDSKVGRPGGGGWRHHQPFHSLQRQGLRN; this is encoded by the coding sequence TGACCGCGACGGCGTGATTAACGACGTCGTCTATTACCCGGAGATCGGATTGGTTGATTCGCCCTTCACGGTCGAGCAATTTCATCTTCGCCCCCGGGTGGGCGAAGCCATCCAGCGGCTCAACCGGCTCCAGTTCAAAGTCATTGTGGTTTCCAATCAGCCGGGAATCGCCAAGCGCCACTTCTCGGCCCGAACGCTCGCCGCCATGGATCGAAAAATGAAGCGCTCTCTCGCTCGCCAGGGCGCTCGCCTCGATGCCGCGCTCTACTGCCTGCACCATCCCGGCGCAGCTTTGAAACGCTATCGGCTACGGTGTGCTTGCCGCAAACCCCAGCCAGGACTCCTGCTGCAGGCGGCAACCGATTTCGGGATTGATCTCGAACGTTCCTACATGGTGGGAGACAGCGCGAGCGATGTCCAGGCAGGCCAGCGAGCCGGCTGCCGAACCATCTACCTTGGCAGTTGGAAGTGCGATGTCTGTCGCCTCATGGAACGGCAAGGCGTACGGCCCCATTTCATTTGCCAGGATCTCTGGGAAGCGAGTCGCCAAATTCAAGCTCTGGAGGGTGGCGATGGAGATTTTTCTCGATTCCGCAGACGCGAAGGAGATTCAAAAGTGGGTCGCCCAGGGGGTGGTGGATGGCGTCACCACCAACCCTTCCATTCTCTTCAAAGACAAGGTTTACGAAATTGA